The following are from one region of the Bacteroidia bacterium genome:
- a CDS encoding aminopeptidase P N-terminal domain-containing protein, translating into MNKLTPELYKKNRAKLSKLLKPNSVAIICSATHSMRTRSLYNEFRQSSNMIYLTGVMQEETVLVLYPNHSKKEFREILFIRYTDNKTLIWEGHKHSKEDATMISGVGNVKWCSELPIFLKKVIESASYIYLEMGDECSVNDAPISASFRFAEEIKSKYPSQRFEKLVPLINQLRLVKETTEIEIIKEAIEITGKTFCEILPLIKPGLYEYDVEAEITMRFIKSEKCPHAYLPIIASGNSSTILHYNFNNAELISGDLLLLDFGAEKSGYASDLSRTIPISGKFTKRQTEVYKSVLSIMKEAKKLMVIGNTIDKLNESVGLMMEEELIKLKLLRKSDICKQNKENSLYKKYYMHGTSHFIGLDVHDCGNREVPFAKGMVLSCEPGIYIKEEGFGIRLENDILIDKTPIDLMEKIPIELEEIEELMRK; encoded by the coding sequence ATGAATAAATTAACCCCAGAACTTTACAAAAAAAATAGGGCAAAACTTTCTAAACTTCTTAAGCCTAATTCAGTAGCAATAATATGTTCTGCAACACATTCCATGCGTACCAGAAGTTTGTATAATGAGTTCCGTCAAAGCTCAAATATGATTTATCTGACGGGTGTTATGCAGGAAGAAACTGTTTTGGTTCTTTATCCAAACCATTCAAAAAAGGAGTTTAGAGAAATATTATTTATTCGATATACTGATAATAAAACATTAATATGGGAAGGGCATAAGCATTCAAAAGAAGATGCTACGATGATTTCAGGTGTAGGTAATGTCAAGTGGTGTAGCGAATTGCCGATATTTTTGAAAAAGGTAATTGAAAGCGCTTCATACATTTATTTAGAAATGGGTGATGAATGCTCGGTAAATGATGCTCCAATTTCTGCTTCATTCAGATTTGCCGAAGAAATAAAATCAAAATATCCTTCACAACGATTTGAAAAACTTGTTCCACTAATTAACCAGTTAAGGTTAGTAAAAGAAACGACAGAAATCGAAATAATTAAGGAAGCAATAGAGATAACAGGTAAAACTTTTTGTGAAATATTACCTCTAATAAAGCCCGGATTATATGAGTACGATGTTGAAGCAGAAATTACGATGAGGTTTATAAAATCCGAAAAATGTCCTCATGCCTATTTACCAATTATTGCAAGTGGAAATAGTTCAACAATTCTTCATTATAATTTTAATAATGCCGAATTAATAAGTGGTGATTTGCTTCTTTTGGATTTTGGTGCAGAAAAATCAGGGTATGCATCTGATCTTTCAAGAACAATTCCTATTTCAGGTAAGTTTACAAAACGGCAGACTGAAGTTTATAAATCTGTTTTATCAATAATGAAAGAAGCAAAAAAGCTAATGGTTATTGGAAATACTATAGATAAACTAAATGAATCTGTTGGTTTAATGATGGAGGAAGAACTAATAAAACTAAAGTTGTTAAGAAAAAGTGATATCTGTAAGCAGAATAAGGAAAATTCTTTGTATAAGAAATATTACATGCATGGAACTTCTCATTTTATTGGATTAGATGTGCATGATTGCGGGAACAGAGAGGTCCCGTTTGCAAAGGGCATGGTGCTTAGTTGCGAGCCGGGAATTTATATAAAGGAAGAAGGTTTTGGAATTAGATTAGAAAATGATATTCTGATCGATAAAACTCCAATTGATTTGATGGAAAAAATTCCAATAGAGTTAGAAGAAATTGAAGAGTTGATGAGAAAATAA
- a CDS encoding inorganic phosphate transporter, which translates to MEWYYLVILFILGLFAVADLIVGVSNDAVNFLGPAVGSRAGSFRVILFVAAIGIIVGAVFSGGMMEVARKGIFHPEQFMFSEILFIFLAVMMADVILLDFFNTFGLPTSTTVSLVFGLLGSSVAISLIKIVDIGGNISGIGNYINTEKVLAIISGILISVIVAFVAGIIIQYITRLIFSFDFHKKSNITSGLFGGFALTAILLFIVLKGFGDTSFITKADKIWVLNNTWLIALASFLILSAILQILHLLFKLNVFKLVVFVGTFGLALSFAGNDLVNFIGAPLAGLKSFELWQASGSAANTYNMGALKGDVPVDVFLLLIAGLIMVATIFISRKTRTVVKTTVELSRQEEGDERWGSSYLARTLVQGFFTFQNGVEKILPKKFLNFIALRFENTKQSNEENPAVSFDLIRASVNLVVASILIAFATSLRLPLSTTYVTFMVAMGTSLADGAWGRESAVYRVTGVITVISGWFFTAFIAFIVAGIIAVVIYLGGMYGVVLMLLLIGILLYKSKIKHKERVKQSAEIAEAKEYTPESSIELSEITNQQSMDVIKKISLIYSESIDALEDENRKSLKILSKDVNLLNKHTKKLKGRSLNIYKNLNKDLQISGSYIIQIYDYIREIEYCLNYITTPSFIHVNNIHNPIPSQQIKDLRKLKLQVNELFEFVIEQLTKENISFNEVQIKINNVVLFIENNRVGYLRDQKESDINTRSTMLYLGIMHETKNMLIHIENFSKAYENFLLSLPK; encoded by the coding sequence ATGGAGTGGTATTATTTAGTAATACTTTTTATTCTTGGATTATTTGCTGTTGCAGATTTAATAGTTGGTGTTTCAAACGATGCAGTTAACTTTTTAGGTCCTGCAGTTGGATCACGTGCAGGTTCGTTCAGAGTAATATTGTTTGTTGCGGCAATCGGAATTATTGTTGGAGCTGTATTTTCAGGTGGTATGATGGAGGTTGCAAGAAAAGGTATTTTTCACCCCGAACAGTTTATGTTTTCCGAAATATTATTTATTTTTCTAGCTGTTATGATGGCAGATGTAATTCTGCTGGATTTTTTTAACACATTTGGTTTGCCAACCTCAACAACTGTTTCTCTTGTTTTTGGATTATTAGGAAGTTCGGTCGCTATTTCATTAATAAAAATTGTTGATATTGGAGGAAACATAAGTGGAATAGGCAATTATATTAATACCGAGAAAGTACTGGCTATTATTTCGGGAATATTGATTTCGGTTATTGTGGCATTTGTTGCGGGTATTATTATACAATATATAACTCGTTTAATTTTCTCGTTTGATTTTCATAAAAAAAGCAATATAACTTCAGGATTATTTGGCGGATTTGCATTAACTGCAATATTATTGTTTATTGTTTTGAAAGGATTTGGTGATACCTCATTTATTACGAAAGCAGATAAGATATGGGTGTTAAATAATACCTGGCTAATTGCTCTCGCTTCTTTTTTAATCTTATCTGCTATATTACAGATTCTTCATTTATTATTTAAATTAAATGTTTTTAAACTTGTAGTATTTGTTGGAACATTTGGTTTGGCTTTAAGTTTTGCAGGTAACGATCTGGTTAACTTTATTGGAGCTCCATTAGCAGGATTAAAATCATTTGAGCTTTGGCAAGCTTCTGGTTCTGCTGCTAATACATACAATATGGGGGCGCTAAAAGGCGATGTCCCTGTGGATGTATTTTTGTTGTTAATAGCAGGATTAATAATGGTAGCAACAATTTTTATTTCAAGAAAAACAAGAACTGTTGTTAAAACTACTGTTGAATTAAGTCGTCAGGAGGAGGGCGATGAACGTTGGGGATCGTCATATTTAGCAAGAACATTGGTGCAAGGATTTTTTACTTTTCAAAATGGGGTAGAAAAAATATTGCCGAAAAAGTTTTTAAATTTTATTGCATTAAGATTTGAAAACACAAAACAATCAAACGAGGAAAATCCTGCAGTTTCATTCGATTTAATAAGAGCTTCGGTTAATCTGGTTGTTGCAAGTATACTAATTGCTTTTGCAACTTCATTAAGATTACCTTTGTCAACAACCTATGTAACTTTTATGGTAGCAATGGGTACTTCTTTAGCCGATGGAGCTTGGGGAAGAGAATCTGCTGTTTATAGGGTGACTGGTGTTATAACTGTTATTAGTGGTTGGTTTTTTACTGCATTTATAGCATTCATTGTTGCCGGAATAATTGCAGTTGTAATTTATTTAGGCGGAATGTATGGTGTTGTTTTAATGCTATTACTTATAGGCATATTGTTATATAAATCAAAAATTAAACATAAAGAACGTGTAAAACAAAGTGCCGAAATTGCGGAAGCAAAGGAATATACTCCTGAGTCATCAATAGAACTTTCAGAAATTACTAATCAGCAGTCAATGGATGTGATTAAGAAAATTTCATTAATTTATTCTGAATCAATAGATGCTCTTGAAGATGAAAACCGGAAATCGCTTAAAATTCTTTCTAAAGATGTTAATTTATTAAATAAGCATACAAAAAAGTTAAAGGGACGGTCATTAAACATTTATAAAAACTTAAATAAAGATTTGCAGATTTCAGGTTCTTATATAATTCAAATATATGATTACATCCGAGAAATAGAATATTGTCTGAATTATATAACAACTCCGTCGTTTATTCATGTTAACAACATACACAATCCAATTCCTTCACAGCAAATAAAAGATCTTAGAAAATTAAAATTACAGGTTAACGAATTGTTTGAATTTGTGATTGAACAACTAACAAAAGAAAATATTTCTTTTAATGAGGTTCAGATAAAAATAAATAATGTAGTTTTATTTATTGAGAATAATAGAGTTGGTTATCTTAGAGATCAGAAAGAAAGCGATATAAATACAAGATCAACAATGTTATATTTAGGCATTATGCATGAAACAAAAAACATGTTAATTCATATAGAAAACTTTTCTAAAGCCTATGAAAACTTTTTGTTGTCATTACCAAAGTAA
- a CDS encoding cysteine--tRNA ligase, with translation MSQNIHIYNTINRKKEEFIALNPPFVGIYVCGPTVYGDPHLGHARPAITFDILFRYLVFLGNKVRYVRNITDVGHLENDADEGDDKIAKKARLEQLEPMEVVQYYTDRYHTFMDMLNVKKPSIEPRASGHIIEQLQLIDEIEKNGFAYERDGSVYFDVEAYAKKYHYGKLSGRVLDDLYSNTRDLDGQGEKKNSFDFALWKKALPEHIMRWPSRFGDGFPGWHLECSAMSTKYLGEEFDIHGGGMDLLFPHHECEIAQSVAASGKETVRYWMHNNMITINGQKMGKSLGNFITLEELFTGKHAVLTKAYSPMTVRFFILQAHYRSTLDFSNEALTAAEKGFERMMEAYNNIEKITISEASTINVQEIRNKCQDALNDDLNTPIVIANLFELVKGINSALAGTEKFDKANIEAAKKLFDEFIFDILGLVAESSSAGNEILGNVVDLLLNERIQAKKRKDFEASDRIRNELTALGIEIKDTKEGFEWKLKN, from the coding sequence ATGAGTCAAAATATACACATTTACAACACAATAAATAGAAAGAAAGAAGAATTTATTGCTCTTAATCCTCCATTTGTGGGTATTTATGTTTGCGGTCCAACAGTATATGGAGACCCTCATCTTGGTCATGCACGACCTGCAATAACTTTTGATATACTTTTCAGATATCTTGTTTTCCTTGGAAATAAAGTACGTTATGTAAGAAACATTACTGATGTTGGACATTTAGAGAATGATGCTGATGAAGGCGATGATAAGATTGCAAAAAAAGCTAGGCTTGAGCAGTTGGAGCCAATGGAAGTTGTACAGTACTATACAGACAGGTACCACACTTTTATGGATATGCTTAATGTGAAAAAACCAAGCATAGAACCACGTGCATCCGGTCATATTATAGAGCAGTTGCAGCTAATTGATGAAATTGAGAAAAACGGATTCGCTTACGAAAGAGATGGTTCTGTTTATTTTGATGTTGAAGCATATGCAAAAAAATATCATTACGGAAAACTTTCTGGTCGTGTTTTAGATGATCTATATTCAAATACGCGTGATCTGGATGGACAGGGAGAAAAGAAAAACTCATTTGATTTTGCTCTTTGGAAGAAGGCATTACCCGAGCATATTATGCGCTGGCCTTCACGTTTTGGTGATGGTTTTCCTGGTTGGCATCTTGAATGTTCTGCTATGAGTACAAAATATCTTGGCGAAGAATTCGATATTCACGGTGGCGGGATGGATTTACTTTTTCCGCATCATGAGTGTGAGATTGCACAATCTGTTGCTGCATCTGGAAAAGAAACTGTTCGTTACTGGATGCATAACAATATGATCACAATTAATGGTCAGAAAATGGGTAAGTCGCTTGGTAATTTTATTACACTTGAGGAATTATTCACAGGAAAACACGCCGTGCTTACAAAGGCATATAGTCCAATGACTGTTCGATTTTTTATTTTACAGGCACATTATCGTAGTACTCTTGATTTTTCTAACGAAGCATTGACAGCTGCCGAGAAAGGATTTGAGCGTATGATGGAGGCCTATAATAATATTGAAAAAATTACTATATCTGAAGCTTCAACGATTAATGTTCAGGAAATTCGTAACAAATGTCAGGATGCATTAAACGATGATCTTAACACTCCAATTGTTATAGCAAATTTATTTGAATTGGTTAAAGGCATTAACTCAGCTTTGGCAGGTACAGAAAAATTTGACAAAGCCAATATTGAAGCAGCTAAAAAACTCTTCGACGAATTTATTTTCGATATTCTTGGTTTGGTTGCAGAGTCTTCTTCGGCGGGTAACGAAATACTTGGGAACGTTGTTGACTTATTATTGAATGAAAGAATTCAGGCAAAAAAACGTAAAGATTTTGAAGCAAGTGACAGAATAAGAAATGAACTTACAGCATTAGGCATAGAAATAAAAGACACTAAAGAAGGCTTTGAATGGAAACTAAAAAATTAA
- a CDS encoding succinate dehydrogenase cytochrome b subunit — MSGFLSSSIGKKVIMSLTGLFLVVFLCVHLFVNLLTMVDADGSTFNTVAHFMGTNTIMFVMQWVLAAGFIFHMLYATILTMKNRAARPVKYAVSTNSDTSWSSQNMFISGATVLAFLVLHLINYFYKIKFTDLIESGQMSEFDLVIGIFQPQYWYFSVIYIISFILLGLHLNHSFQSSFQTLGLNNTVWLPRLKFIGTLYAIVIAVGFSIIPIFFLMKALL, encoded by the coding sequence ATGAGCGGTTTTTTATCTTCTTCAATCGGCAAAAAGGTTATAATGAGTTTAACCGGATTGTTTTTAGTTGTTTTTTTATGTGTGCATCTGTTTGTAAACCTGCTTACTATGGTTGATGCAGATGGTAGTACATTTAATACTGTTGCTCATTTTATGGGAACCAACACCATAATGTTTGTAATGCAATGGGTACTTGCAGCAGGATTTATTTTCCATATGCTTTATGCAACCATACTAACTATGAAAAACCGTGCAGCTCGTCCGGTAAAATATGCTGTCAGTACAAATAGTGACACATCATGGTCGTCTCAAAACATGTTTATTTCTGGAGCTACTGTATTAGCATTTTTAGTGCTTCACCTTATTAATTACTTTTATAAAATAAAATTTACCGATTTAATTGAAAGCGGACAAATGTCTGAATTCGACTTAGTAATAGGTATTTTCCAACCTCAATATTGGTATTTTAGTGTAATTTATATTATTTCATTTATTTTATTAGGATTACACTTAAATCATTCTTTCCAGTCTTCATTTCAAACACTTGGACTAAACAATACTGTTTGGTTACCACGCTTAAAATTTATTGGAACTCTTTACGCAATAGTTATTGCAGTAGGTTTTTCAATTATTCCGATATTCTTTTTAATGAAAGCATTACTTTAA
- a CDS encoding glutaminyl-peptide cyclotransferase, whose translation METKKLNYLIIIGVICFALFQWSCNGDNTDLTNNNDTSVVSNNKTELIISSPKNLAVFTIGEKISTAFEIPGGLKPDSVSVYLNGKKQNDPVSLVTDSAKAGNNRVIINAWVKGVEYTNGVSVILRSNIVPQQYTYKILKRYPHDQKYYTQGLIFEDGFMYEGTGQYGESMLLKYKLANNELIQSYNLPQDVFGEGIVIFKNHIYQLTWQSHVAYEYEKETFKLINKFDFGTEGWGITNFNENLIMSDGSYNLYVLSPESFSEIKRIEVYDNIGPVSMLNELELINGEIYANVYQTDNIVIVNPNTGCVTGKIDLSGLLDKTKIKDRDVDVLNGIAWDVKGKRLFLTGKYWPEMYEVQIVKK comes from the coding sequence ATGGAAACTAAAAAATTAAATTATTTAATAATTATTGGTGTTATTTGTTTTGCTTTATTTCAATGGTCTTGTAATGGAGATAATACAGATTTAACAAATAATAATGATACTTCTGTAGTTTCTAATAATAAAACAGAATTGATTATTAGCAGTCCAAAAAATCTTGCAGTGTTTACAATTGGTGAGAAAATTTCTACAGCTTTCGAAATTCCCGGTGGGTTAAAACCTGATTCTGTTTCTGTTTATTTGAATGGGAAAAAACAAAACGATCCGGTTTCATTAGTAACAGATTCGGCAAAAGCAGGAAATAACAGAGTAATTATTAATGCTTGGGTTAAAGGGGTGGAGTACACAAATGGTGTTTCGGTAATTTTAAGATCAAACATTGTTCCGCAACAATATACCTATAAAATTTTAAAACGTTATCCTCACGATCAGAAATACTATACTCAAGGGTTAATATTTGAAGATGGATTTATGTATGAAGGTACCGGACAGTATGGTGAATCAATGCTTTTAAAGTATAAATTGGCAAATAATGAACTTATTCAGAGCTATAATCTTCCGCAGGATGTTTTTGGAGAAGGTATTGTAATTTTTAAAAATCATATTTATCAGTTAACATGGCAATCTCATGTTGCTTATGAGTACGAAAAAGAAACATTTAAACTTATTAATAAATTTGATTTTGGTACTGAAGGCTGGGGAATAACAAATTTCAATGAGAATTTAATTATGAGTGACGGGTCATATAATTTATATGTTTTATCGCCCGAATCTTTTAGCGAAATTAAACGAATAGAAGTCTACGATAATATAGGTCCTGTGAGTATGTTAAACGAACTTGAATTGATTAATGGCGAGATTTATGCAAATGTATATCAAACCGATAATATTGTAATTGTTAATCCAAATACAGGTTGTGTTACCGGAAAAATAGATTTGTCGGGATTGTTAGATAAAACAAAAATTAAAGATCGTGATGTTGATGTACTTAATGGCATTGCTTGGGATGTGAAGGGAAAACGATTATTCCTTACAGGAAAATACTGGCCTGAGATGTATGAAGTGCAAATTGTTAAAAAATAG